One stretch of Schlesneria sp. DSM 10557 DNA includes these proteins:
- a CDS encoding exo-alpha-sialidase, whose protein sequence is MTSFRCFRVFTILAVGSFVLLNGNSASASVELGDDVGEITLMDARGKELAVAPTKERAAAAFLFLSGRSEAVDQSLEAISTLYRKHRRLGVVYIGVCSNNAESAEELAEYARDRGLIFTIYRDPTGTLSQKLDISTIPSVALVDGTGKLVHRGGLESRAGQLAFDAAVVNGIKPKFEGAVVTPSPLAPTEQKQKLHDKYGAISFSSELLFERIPGASVYHCSTIAEAANGDLLCLWYGGSYESADDQTLFLSRRPAGERTWGKPQALISGPDPLPGNGVIFVDGHERVWIIWCRMEYTRPLGRGQGWDNCRLMSRVSTDHGFTWSKDSEFLDAKLRAVPRNPPVRLASGDLVLPLEANVDGVAGSIFLIGADGGKQWRRGGFTNGGNQPAVIQRNDKSLFSMMRHAPRITQIESSDGGETWTKATPSALRCPDSGITMTRLANGHVVAVFNDSELARTPLSIVRSVDEGRTWETPFHLESNPGEYSYPCIIQTGDGKIHVTFTFRRYSIKHVELNEDWLIHTERPN, encoded by the coding sequence ATGACCAGTTTTCGCTGCTTCAGAGTCTTCACGATCCTCGCAGTGGGGAGTTTCGTGCTGCTGAATGGAAATTCCGCAAGCGCTTCAGTCGAACTGGGTGACGATGTCGGCGAGATCACACTGATGGACGCACGGGGAAAAGAACTCGCCGTCGCCCCCACGAAAGAGCGTGCGGCAGCGGCGTTCCTGTTTCTTTCAGGACGCAGCGAAGCGGTGGATCAGTCGCTGGAAGCGATCAGCACGCTTTACCGAAAACATCGTCGGCTGGGAGTCGTGTATATCGGCGTCTGCTCCAACAACGCCGAGTCTGCAGAGGAACTGGCGGAGTATGCACGCGACCGGGGACTGATCTTTACGATTTATCGTGATCCCACCGGGACGCTGTCTCAGAAGCTCGACATATCCACGATTCCTTCCGTGGCTCTGGTCGATGGGACGGGGAAACTGGTTCACCGCGGTGGGCTGGAATCGCGTGCGGGTCAACTGGCGTTTGATGCGGCCGTGGTGAACGGCATCAAACCCAAGTTCGAGGGAGCGGTGGTCACACCGTCGCCACTGGCGCCGACGGAACAGAAGCAGAAGCTGCACGATAAGTACGGGGCCATCTCGTTTTCTTCGGAACTGCTGTTTGAACGAATCCCGGGTGCGTCGGTCTATCATTGTTCGACGATCGCGGAAGCGGCCAACGGTGATCTGCTCTGCCTCTGGTATGGGGGAAGTTACGAGTCTGCCGACGACCAGACGTTGTTTCTTTCGCGTCGTCCGGCCGGAGAGCGAACCTGGGGAAAACCACAGGCCTTGATCTCGGGACCAGACCCCCTGCCCGGAAACGGTGTCATCTTCGTTGACGGGCATGAACGTGTCTGGATCATCTGGTGCCGCATGGAATACACCCGGCCGCTGGGGCGTGGCCAGGGGTGGGATAACTGCCGACTAATGTCGCGCGTCTCGACCGATCATGGCTTTACCTGGAGCAAGGACAGCGAGTTCCTTGACGCCAAACTGCGGGCCGTCCCCCGCAATCCACCCGTCCGACTTGCGTCCGGGGATCTGGTGCTGCCACTGGAAGCGAACGTCGATGGTGTGGCCGGTTCCATCTTTCTCATTGGTGCTGATGGTGGAAAGCAGTGGCGCCGGGGAGGCTTTACGAATGGGGGAAACCAGCCTGCCGTCATTCAGCGCAATGACAAATCGCTGTTCAGCATGATGCGGCACGCTCCCCGAATCACGCAGATCGAATCGAGTGATGGGGGCGAGACCTGGACGAAAGCAACTCCGTCCGCGTTGCGGTGCCCCGATTCGGGAATCACGATGACCCGACTGGCGAATGGTCATGTCGTCGCTGTGTTCAATGATTCGGAACTGGCCCGTACGCCGCTGAGCATTGTCCGGTCGGTCGATGAAGGCCGTACCTGGGAAACCCCGTTCCATCTGGAGTCGAATCCCGGTGAGTACTCTTATCCTTGTATCATTCAGACAGGCGACGGCAAGATTCATGTGACATTTACCTTCAGGCGTTACTCTATCAAGCACGTCGAACTGAATGAGGATTGGCTGATTCATACGGAACGACCTAATTAA